The following are encoded together in the Conger conger chromosome 11, fConCon1.1, whole genome shotgun sequence genome:
- the acsl2 gene encoding long-chain-fatty-acid--CoA ligase 1: MQLQEWLRSLRSGGGVRFPEADELRSLLPTLPYASSFSLSSLALSPSSLLGLGALASLTAYWLVTRPRPIRPPCDLHSQSIPIQGDPSCRRSALLKDDTLLDFYYEGTRTAYDMFQRGLGVSGDGPCLGFRAPGEPYQWISYTEVAEQAQVLGSGLLAKGCKPNPQQFVSIFAQNRPEWVIAELACYTFSMAVVPLYDTLGLEAMVHILNLAEISLVICDREEKANSLLSNKENGVTPTLSCLVLFNAYSTALVERGKNCGVEIVSLAQIMELGRQNLKDPVPPKPEDLAVVCFTSGTTGKPKGAMITHGNIASNTSSVIKILEGSFVIRQEDVSISYLPLAHMFERMIQVSMFCHGARVGFYQGDISLLMDDIKTLKPTFFPVVPRLLNRIYDKIVGSVTSPLRRVVLQYAVRRKQAELSSGVVRNNSLWDRLVFNKIQANLGGNLRFILTASAPISPTVLSFLRATLGCLIFEGYGQTECTAGCTFSMPGDWTAGHVGAPLPCAIVKLADIPEMSYYAKNGEGEICIQGPSVFRGYLRDEERTAEALDSEGWLHTGDVGQWLPNGTLRIIDRKKHIFKLSQGEYIAPEKIENVYTRCVPVLQVFVHGDSLQSHLIGIVVPDPEVFVEWAKEQGIVGSYGELCQNPDVKKAVLEDMRSVGKDAGLKSFEQVKDIYLHPEVFSISNGLLTPTLKSRRVAIRRAFQEQIALMYSKTPV, encoded by the exons ATGCAGCTCCAGGAGTGGTTGCGATCTCTTCGCTCCGGCGGGGGGGTGCGTTTCCCGGAAGCGGATGAGCTCCGGAGCCTTCTCCCTACTCTACCCTAcgcctcctccttctccctgtcCTCGCTCGCcctgtccccctcctccctgcttGGCCTGGGGGCGCTGGCCTCCCTCACTGCCTACTGGCTGGTCACTCGCCCCCGACCCATCCGGCCTCCCTGCGACCTGCACTCCCAGTCCATTCCAATACAG GGAGACCCCAGCTGCCGGCGttcagccctgctgaaagatgaCACTCTGTTGGACTTTTACTACGAGGGCACCAGGACGGCCTACGATATGTTCCAGAGAGGACTGGGGGTGTCAG GGGACGGGCCGTGTCTGGGATTCCGGGCGCCAGGAGAGCCATACCAGTGGATTTCCTACAcagag GTGGCTGAACAGGCACAGGTGCTAGGCTCTGGTCTCCTAGCGAAAGGTTGCAAGCCCAACCCTCAGCAGTTCGTCAGCATCTTTGCACAGAACAGGCCAGAG TGGGTAATTGCAGAACTGGCCTGTTATACCTTCTCCATGGCTGTGGTACCACTGTATGACACACTGGGCTTGGAAGCCATGGTGCACATCCTCAACCTGG CGGAGATCTCGCTGGTGATTTGTGACCGGGAAGAGAAGGCCAACTCACTGCTGAGCAACAAAGAGAACGGAGTGACCCCGACGCTCTCCTGCCTGGTCCTCTTTAATGCCTACAGCACTGCCCTGGTGGAGAGAGGCAAGAACTGCGGGGTGGAGATAGTATCTCTGGCCCAGATTATG GAACTCGGGCGACAGAATCTGAAAGATCCCGTG CCGCCCAAACCAGAGGACCTGGCGGTGGTGTGTTTCACCAGCGGGACCACAG GAAAGCCTAAGGGAGCCATGATTACCCACGGCAACATTGCGTCAAACACCTCCTCTGTCATCAAGATTCTGGAG ggctccTTCGTGATCCGGCAGGAGGACGTGTCCATCTCGTACCTGCCCCTGGCCCACATGTTCGAGCGCATGATCCAG GTGTCCATGTTCTGTCACGGGGCACGGGTGGGCTTCTACCAGGGGGACATCTCGCTGCTGATGGACGACATCAAGACGCTGAAGCCCACCTTCTTCCCCGTGGTCCCGCGTCTCCTCAACCGCATCTACGACAAG attgtGGGCTCGGTGACCTCTCCCCTGCGGCGGGTGGTGCTGCAGTACGCGGTGAGGAGGAAGCAGGCGGAGCTGAGCAGCGGTGTGGTGCGGAACAACAGCCTGTGGGACCGGCTGGTCTTCAACAAGATCCAG GCCAACCTCGGAGGGAATCTGAGGTTCATTCTCACTGCCTCTGCGCCCATCTCGCCCACCGTGCTGTCCTTCCTTAGGGCTACGCTGGGCTGTCTG aTATTCGAGGGCTACGGGCAAACTGAATGCACAGCTGGATGCACATTCTCCATGCCTGGAGACTGGACTGCGG GTCATGTTGGCGCCCCCCTGCCCTGTGCTATTGTGAAACTGGCCGACATTCCTGAGATGAGCTACTACGCTAAgaacggagagggagag ATCTGCATTCAGGGCCCCAGTGTGTTTCGGGGGTACCTGCGGGATGAGGAGAGAACAGCAGAGGCTCTGGACAGTGAGGGCTGGCTGCACACTGGTGATGTGGGACAGTGGCTGCCG AACGGCACCCTGCGAATCATCGATCGGAAGAAGCACATCTTCAAGCTGTCGCAGGGCGAATACATTGCCCCGGAGAAGATCGAGAACGTGTACACGCGCTGTGTGCCCGTGCTGCAGGTGTTTGTGCACGGAGACAGCCTGCAG TCTCATCTGATTGGCATCGTTGTGCCCGACCCTGAGGTGTTTGTGGAGTGGGCCAAAGAGCAGGGCATCGTGGGATCGTACGGAGAGCTCTGCCAGAACCCT gACGTGAAGAAAGCTGTGCTGGAGGACATGAGATCGGTCGGGAAAGACGCAGGACTGAAATCATTCGAACAG GTGAAGGACATTTACCTGCACCCAGAGGTTTTCAGCATCAGCAACGGTCTGCTCACCCCAACCCTGAAGAGCAGACGTGTGGCTATCCGCAGGGCCTTCCAAGAGCAGATAGCACTCATGTACAGCAAGACTCCCGTGTAG